In one window of Fibrobacter sp. UWH6 DNA:
- a CDS encoding extracellular solute-binding protein yields MFNYLKKTVTATIMAMVTSTAVWAANQPLTVWIMPNGATPQEKLEQRLEQFTKKTGIPTKVQVLDWGEAWNRISQALATGQDAPDVLQLGTTWIPYFASRNEIKPLNDWINEVDPSRFVSVSWNTTHIDGDTTIYSVPWFIDIRPILANKRILKEHNISKNDLATYDGFVKAIREVNAAKEVQDDGSTIRGYAFPGKSDWNIPHNFAPWIWSNGGSFIEKDNNGKWHANILSKETLHGISLYLNFILDSLVQTEALQANTAQIAQQFNNSELAFIISTSEIVMQTRIHGTQGGLSNARIGTDSVMVVPIPRGSAGSVSFIGGSNLAIPAKNERKEAKALLKFLVEDENQDAYTKQIGFLPTSKKVLEKWSEDEDYRELINALATGKTYVAIPEWGDLEQLFVAMFSSVWEQVEIPSLYSEEKLYDVFKQYTIEIDRKLNYPSNNIMTQAEFMNLWGKLNKKKEDQSATATADTNTAENNIVNDNLKKAPLVFIVMIALGFAFNFRRKTKR; encoded by the coding sequence ATGTTCAATTATCTCAAAAAAACCGTTACAGCCACGATCATGGCAATGGTAACATCTACCGCAGTCTGGGCCGCTAATCAGCCCCTTACCGTGTGGATCATGCCGAACGGAGCCACCCCTCAGGAAAAACTTGAGCAACGACTTGAACAGTTCACCAAGAAAACCGGTATTCCCACAAAAGTTCAGGTCCTAGACTGGGGAGAAGCCTGGAACCGCATTTCACAGGCTCTGGCAACCGGTCAGGATGCCCCCGACGTACTTCAGTTGGGCACCACCTGGATTCCCTATTTTGCCTCCCGCAACGAAATCAAGCCCCTAAACGACTGGATTAACGAAGTAGACCCTAGCCGTTTCGTTTCTGTTAGCTGGAATACCACCCATATAGACGGTGATACCACCATCTATTCCGTGCCCTGGTTTATCGATATTCGCCCCATTCTCGCCAACAAGCGCATCCTCAAGGAGCACAACATTTCCAAGAACGACTTAGCCACTTACGATGGCTTTGTCAAGGCAATCCGTGAAGTCAATGCCGCCAAGGAAGTGCAGGACGACGGCTCCACCATCCGCGGCTACGCCTTCCCGGGCAAGAGCGACTGGAACATCCCCCACAACTTCGCCCCCTGGATCTGGAGCAACGGCGGATCGTTCATCGAAAAAGACAATAACGGCAAGTGGCACGCCAATATTCTCTCAAAGGAAACTCTCCACGGCATTTCCCTCTATCTGAACTTCATCTTGGACAGCCTGGTCCAAACCGAAGCCCTTCAGGCCAACACAGCCCAAATCGCCCAGCAGTTCAACAATAGCGAATTGGCCTTTATCATCAGCACTTCCGAAATCGTGATGCAGACCCGAATCCACGGCACCCAAGGCGGTCTATCCAACGCCCGCATCGGCACAGATAGCGTCATGGTGGTTCCTATCCCCAGAGGTTCCGCTGGTTCTGTCAGCTTCATCGGCGGAAGCAACCTGGCCATTCCCGCCAAAAACGAACGTAAAGAGGCAAAGGCCCTGCTAAAGTTCCTGGTCGAAGACGAAAATCAGGACGCCTATACCAAGCAGATTGGCTTCCTGCCCACTTCCAAGAAAGTGCTTGAAAAGTGGTCCGAAGACGAAGACTACCGCGAACTGATAAACGCACTCGCAACCGGCAAAACTTACGTCGCCATCCCTGAATGGGGCGATCTGGAACAGTTATTTGTCGCCATGTTCAGTTCCGTCTGGGAACAGGTTGAAATTCCTTCCCTGTACTCCGAAGAAAAGCTGTACGATGTTTTCAAGCAGTACACCATTGAAATCGACAGAAAGCTTAACTACCCGTCCAACAATATCATGACCCAGGCCGAGTTCATGAATTTGTGGGGAAAACTGAACAAGAAAAAAGAAGATCAGTCCGCCACCGCAACCGCGGACACAAACACTGCAGAAAACAACATCGTCAACGACAATCTTAAAAAGGCACCCCTGGTATTTATCGTTATGATAGCCCTTGGTTTCGCCTTTAATTTCCGTAGAAAAACAAAGAGATAA